The segment CGCGTCACCGCGGCAACCCCTATGCGCTGGTGGGCGATGCGGGCGTGCTCACATGCACCTGGCCCAATGGCGGCCCGCCCGAGACGTGGAAGGACAACTGGCAGTTCGCTTATTTCAATACCTGCTTTCAGGGCCTCGAATACCAGCTCGCAGGGCACATGATCTGGGAGAGCGACGCGCAGCCGGACCTTCTGGAGAAGGGTCTGGCGATAACGCGGGCCGTGCATGATCGCTATCGGCCAAAGGCAAGAAATCCCTACAACGAGATCGAGTGCTCGGACCACTACTCCCGCGCCATGTCGGCGTACGGGATATTCCTGGCCTTGTGCGGATACGAGATTGACGGCCCCCGGCAGCATATCGGCTTCAAGCCCCGCCTTGCGCAGGACGGCAATTTCAAGGCGGCGTTCACGGCGCCCGAGGGTTGGGGCAGCTTCGAACAACGGCGCGCCGGAGCCGCGCTGGCCGTGCGGCTGACTGTCAACCACGGCACGCTCAAGCTGCGAACCATGGCGCTGCGCACACGTTCCAATGAGACTGTCGCTAGCGTAGTCACATCAATGGGCCATGCAACGGTAAGCAGCAATGGCCAGGATTGCCTGGTGCGCTTCGACATGCCCATTCGATTGTCGGCCGGCGATACCCTGGAATTGCGCATCCAGTCGTCCGCGCTTGTCGGCGCCTCCCAAACTTATTAGAGTAGTGCAGGTTTAGCGCAATTGTGCTGATCGGTTCGAGGACCCGCGGTTGCCCATGATTACCCGGCGCACAATGCTGAAAGCAGGAATCGGCGCTGCGCTGCCGGCCCTGGCGGCGCCTCGCGCGTGGTCCGGACCGCCGCCGAACATCGTTCTGATACTCGCCGACGACCTGGGTTACGGCGATGTCGGCACGTTCGGCTCGCCGAACATCCGAACGCCCCGCATAGACGCACTCGCCGCCGAGGGGCTGAAGCTGACCTGCATGTATGCGGAGCCGTTCTGCGGCCCCGCGCGCGCGGCGATGATGACCGGCTGCTACCCGATACGCGTGGCCGAACCCGGCAATACGAAGAGCCGCCACACGGTGCTTCACGACCGTGAGATCACGCTTGCCGAGGTCCTGCGGCCGGCCGGGTATACCAGCGCAATGATCGGCAAATGGGGGCTGGGCGGCCACTCGAACAACCGCTGGAAAGCCGAACTTCTGCCGCCGTCGCAGGGATTCGACGTTCACTTCGGCACGCCCGCGAGCAACGACTGGCCCGAGGATATCGTCCTGCTGCGCGACGGGCGGATGATCGAAAAGGCGCCCGATCAGGCGGCGCTGCCGAAGCGTTATGCCGACGAAACCATCGAATTCATCAGGAGCAGCGCGGACAAGCCGTTCTTCGTGTACTTCTGCCCGAACATGCCCCATGTCGCGCTGGATGCATCCGCAGAATTCCGCGGAGGATCGCCCCGCGGACTCTACGGCGACACCATCGAGGAACTGGATTTCCATGTCGGCCGGATCGTCGACGAGGTCGCGCGGCTGGGCCTGGCGGACAACACCTACGTCGTGTTTACCAGCGACAATGGCCCCTGGATCGTCAAGCGCGAAGACGGCGGTTCGGCGGGCCCATTCCGCAGCGGCAAGGCGTCCGCCTGGGAAGGAGGGTTCCGCGTACCCTGCGTAATCTGGGCCCCCGGCAGGATCGCACCCGGTCGAACCAGTTCCGAGATCATGGGGTTGCAGGATTTCTTCCCCACTTTCGCCGCCTTGGCGAACGCGGCGATTCCCTCGGACCGGGTCATTGACGGGCTGGACAGCAGCGGTTTCATCAACGGCGATTCCGAGCGCAGCCTGCGCAATGACTTTGCCTACTTCCTGTGGACCCATCTCCAGGCCGTGCGGCAGGGCAGGTGGAAGCTCCATCTTCCGCGCCCCCGGGACCCCGATTGGGTGGCGCCGCTGACGCCGTCGGATCATATAGACCCCGAAGACGCGGCGGCGATCGAAAGTCCCATGCTTTTTGATCTCAGGAGCGACTTCGGCGAACGCTACGACCTGTCCCGGGAGCATCCGGACATCGTGGCCAATCTGCTCGGTTTCGCCGAGTCCGTTCGCGCGGACATGGGCGATTACGATCGCCTGGGACGCAATGTCCGCCTCTTCGATCCTCTCGATAAGCGCCCGGACGCACCGATGCGCGTTCCCTACTGATCCCCCATTGCGATGCCCCCCAGGCAGGCTCATCAGCAAAGCAAAGGCGCAGGTTTCAGCCGCCGGGAAGTCGTTGCGGCCGCCGTCGCGGCGCCGCTGGCCGCGACGGCCGCACCAGGTGGCGCCGATGCCGCCTTCGATCCACCGAATCGCGCCGCCGGGCAGCTCCGCACCAATCCCGCCGCGGTCGAGACGACCGCCGGAAAGCTCCGGGGATACGAGAGCGGCGGCGTGGCCATCTACAAGGGCGTGCCCTACGCGGACCCGCCGGTGGGCAATTTCCGCTTTGCCCGGGCCCCGGCCCTGACACCCTGGACCGGGATCCGCCGGGCATTGAACTACGGCCCGGTATGCCCCGTGATCCCGGAGGACAGCCGCGACCGCGCCCACGACGTGTTCCGGTTTCTCGCACCGAACGGACAGCCCAGCGATGCGATGGAAGACTGTTTGCGCCTGAACATCTGGACCCCGGTCGCCCGCGAAACCAGGAGGCCCGTGATGGTGTGGCTGCACCCCGGGGGCTTTCGCAGGGGCAGCAGCCAGGAATTCCTGAGTTGCGACGGGGAAAACCTCGCCCGGCGCCGGAACGTGGTGGTGGTGAGCCTCAATCACCGCATCGACGCGCTGGGATACACGGATTTCTATACCGATATGGGTGAATCGTTCTCCGAGTCGCCGGCCGCCGGAATCCTGGACCTGGTCGACGCGCTGAAATGGCTGCGCGCCAACATCGAGAGATTTGGCGGTGACGCCGACAACATCACCCTCTTCGGCCAGTCCGGAGGCGGTTACAAGATCAGCGTCCTGCTGGCCATGCCCGAGGCGTCCGGATTGTTTCACCGGGCGGTCATTCAAAGCGGTGCACGTCTTGAGGTGCACGACCAGGAAACCGCATCCAGGCTCACCCGGGAAATCCTGCGCGTCCTCGATCTGCCGCCCGGCGCGGGATCGGTGCGCAGGCTCAGGGAACTGTCGGTCGGAGAGTTCCTGCGGGCCGCGAAGGCGGCAAGCGACGCGGTCCGGGTGCAAGGGATCGAGACGTCCCGCTGGGCGGGGCGCTCCTGGCGCTACCAGCCCACCGCGGGGACGCCGTTTCTTCCTCACCAGCCCGGCTCGACCGCGGCCATGTCCGAAGCCGCGAACATTCCGCTCATCTGCGGCAGCACGCGCAACGAAATCTCGCCCAGCGGAAACAATCCGCATCTTGAGGGATTGTCCTGGTCGGGACTGAAGGAAGAGCTGGAACCGGAACTGCACGGCCGGACGGATGCCGCCATCGAGGCGGCGCGAAAGACCGATGCCGAATGGCGGCCGGTCGATGTGCTGTCGGTGCTTTTGACCCGCAGGTTCCGGCTGTCCGCCGTCGAGTATTGCAACCGCGCCAGCGCCGTACAGGACCGCAGGGTATTCAACTACCTGTTCGACTGGCGCACCGACCTGTTCGACGGGCGCCCGCGCGCCTACCACACCAGCGATATCGCCTTCGTGTTCGCCAACACGGAGAGGGTTGCCGAACAGACCGGCGGCGGGGAGCGGCCACGCGCACTGTCCGAGTTGATGACCCGTTACTGGTCGCAGTTCGCTGCGGGGGGCGACCCGAATGCTCCGGGATTGCCAGATTGGCCACAGTACGGCGCCGCTACCAGACCCACCATGATTTTCGACGATGTCAGCGGGGTCCGTAACAATCCGGATGCGGAAATCGTCGACCTGTTTCTGTAGGCGGCAGCGAAGGAGGATTGCATATGTCGATTGCGCGAAAAGAAATTGTCGCAAGGCTGCAAGGGCAGATCAGCGCCGGCAGGCCGATTGTCGGCTGCGGCGCCGGAACGGGGATCTCGGCAAAGTTTGCGGAGGCCGGCGGCGCCGATCTGATCATCATCTACAACTCCGGGCGCTACCGCATGGCCGGCCGGGGTTCGCTGGCGGGCCTGATGCCGTATGGGGATGCCAACGCGATCGTGGTCGAAATGGCGGCCGAAGTGCTTACCGTGGTGCGGGACACGCCCGTGCTGGCCGGCGTCTGCGGCACGGACCCGTTCAGGAACATGCCGCTGTTCCTGCGCCAGCTCAAGGACATGGGGTTTGCCGGCGTTCAGAACTTCCCCACGGTGGGGCTGATAGACGGCAACTTCCGGGCCAACCTGGAAGGCACCGGAATGGGGTATGACAAGGAAGTGGAAATGATCTCGCAGGCCCATGACCTGGACCTGTTCACTTCGCCGTACGTTTTCAATGCCGATGAAGCCCGGGCGATGACCGAAGCGGGCGCCGACCAGCTGGTGGCGCATCTCGGCCTCACCACGGCGGGAAGCATCGGCGCCACTGTGGCGAGCACGCTGGAAGATTCCGTACGCAAAGTCATGGAAATCGCGGTAGCCGGCCGAAGCGTGCGAGAAGACGTCATTGTGATCGCGCACGGAGGACCGCTGGACGAGCCTGACGCCGTCGGCGCCGCCCTGCGCATGCTTCCCGGAATCAATGGGTTTTTCGGCGCTTCCAGCATCGAAAGGCTGCCTACCGAGCGGGCCATCTCCGGCCAGGTCGAGGCCTTCAAGAATCTCCCTCTGGCCGATTGACCCCCCAACCCTACAAAACAAAGGAAACAACTATGTCATTCATCAAGCACTTCAGGATCGCGCTATCCCTCGTGTTGCTGGTCCCGTTCGCGCCCGGGTTTGCCGAAGACAATCAAACCAGGATCGTAATCCTTGGCGCAAGAACCAGTCAGGGGCATGGCGTACATGAGTTCTTCTCGGGCGTACGCGCGCTGGAAACCATGATCACGGAATCCGGCTCGTTTGAAAAAGGGACGGAACTCCACGTCGAGGCCTTTCCGTTCGGATGGACCGAAGAAACGTCTCTGGACGGGGCGACAACGCTGGTGATGTACTTCGACGGCCGGCGGGAAAACCCTCTTCAGGACGCTGCCGTACGCTCCGCGGTCAGCCGCTTCGTGTCCGATGGGGGGTCGCTGGTGTCGGTCCATCATGCGGCCTTCACCGATGACGAGGCGCTGCGCCCCTCGCTCAAGAGCTGGTTCGGCGGCACCCTCCCCGCCGACGGCGGGCTGGCGCATGCGTTTTTCTCGGTAAGCGCCACGGAAAACGATCATCCCGCAGGCCGGGGCGTCGGGAAAATCGCTTACGTTGACGAAGCCTATCCGCCGCTGGACTTCGACAATGAATCCGGCCGGGTACGGCCAGTTGTAACCGGAAAGATCGTGCCCCTCTCAGGCGCGGCGAATGCAAAAGCGCCGGAGCCGCGCCAGGGAGTGGCCGCCTGGGCCTACGAACGGGCCGATGGCGGACGCTCGTTTACCTTTACGGGCGGCAACGAACTGTCCGCTTTCGACGTGCCGAGGGTACGCACCCTGCTGCTGAATGGAATCGCCTGGGCAAGCCGCGTCGAGATTCCGGAAACAGGCGTACCAACGCGCGCCGACCCGGCGCTCGCGGCGAAATTGCTCAATCCACGGCATGGAAAAGACCCGTTCACGGTGTCCGCAATGATGACGGCCGAGGAATACTCCGTGATGCAACTCGATTGGGGGCGAATCGACTGGCACGTCACGGGGCCCATGGGCAATACGGATGTTCTTACTACCGGAATCGCTATCGTCGACGTCGGCAAATCCAACCCCAGGCACTACCATCCCAATTGCGATGAAGTGCTGCATGTGGTCGAGGGCCATATCCTGCACACGATGGACGACGTCACGGTGGAGATGAAGGCCGGAGATACGGTCAGCATTCCCAAGGGCGTCTATCACAACGCAACGAACATCGGCGATACCAAGGCTGTGCTCGCCATCAGCTTCGACTCGGCGTGGCGGGAAGTCATCGGCGAATAGCCGTGCACGACGACCGCCGGCGTGTCCGCTCCCGTTCCGGCCGCCTGCCGGGGCCATCCGGTTTCTTCCTTTTTCCGGGCGCGCTATTGCTGGCCTTCCTCCTGGCCTGGCCGGCGGCGGGCCGGCCGGAGCCGAAATCTGCTACGAAGGAACCCGCGGACCCCGGAGAAATCTCTCTGTTCGACGGCAAGTCCCTCGATGGCTGGTCGGGCGACAGCCGGTACTGGTCCGTGATCGACGGCGCGATCACGGGCCGCACGGACATCCCGCTCGAGGAAAACACCTACCTGATTCGGGAAGGGACGTTTTCCGATTTCGAAGCCCGGCTCAAGTACCGCTTTCTTACCGAAATCGGCAATTCCGGCCTGCAATACCGGGGCCGCGGGATAGAAGGAAAACCGTTTGTCGTTCGCGGCTACCAGGCAAACATCGTGACCACGCACGCAGACCGGACCTTTGCCATGCTGTGGGAGGACGAGGCGCGTGAACTGCTTGCGCTGTACGGGGAAACGGTCGAAATCTTCGCCGCCGCGAACCCGTCAGGGGAAACCTTCGAGCGACGGGTCACCGGCACAGTGAACTCAAAGGCCGAAATCATGGCCGCTGCAAGACACTATCCCGAGTGGAACGAACACATCGTGATCGCCTACGGCAACCGCCTCATTCACGCGCTCAATGGCATGGTGACGCTGGAGGCAATCGACAACGACGAGGCCAGCCGCTCGCTGGCGGGCGCTTTTGCGCTGCAGATACACCGGGACATGGCCATGGCAGTGCAATTCAAGGACATCACGGTCCGGGAACTCAAGACGGAGCCGGACATTGCGCAGCGGTTCGTCCGCCGGCACACGACACGGCACGCGAATTCATCCGACGCATCTCCCTGAAGGCGTGGGCATCCTGCCGCTGAGCATTCAGGAGGTCCCGGTCAGTCCCCGACACCGTACGTGGACTTGAGATGCCGAATGACGGATGCCAGCTCCGCATCGGACAAGGGTCTTTCCCAGAACAGCATGCGCGCGATTTCGCCGTTGAACGCTTCCTTGCCTGGATGATCCAGAGCCTCCCGTTCCTGTCCGATCGCCAGTTTTGACGGGTCGGCTTCCGGGACGACCACAAACGTGTCCCTGTCCACCGCCGTGGGCTGATCGACGAACAGTTCCGCCATCACGGCGCCCCTGCCCGCCCCCAGGCGGCCCGCCACGACGTGGAAACGGCCTTCCTCGAGCCTCGGCCCCGTGAGCTTGGGGTTGTCCCGGTTCCACGTTCCGAACGACCTGGAATTGCGGGGGTTCATGCTCACCGCATTGTCGTCGTCGAATCCCGCCCATACGCCCTCGAACTCGGGGCCGTTCTTGAGATTTCCGAAGAAAGCGTTGACGTCCTTGTAGGGGGCGCGCGTGGGAACCTGCCGGTGGCCGGCGATCACCGCCGCCCAGGTAAACCCGCTGCCCGTGGTCAGATGATCCAGCGCATCCTCGGCGCTGTTGACCAGTTCGTCCTCGTCGAAGACGATGGCGTGATGCCCGTTGAGTTCCGCCACGGGCCCGCGAAGAGCGGGCCTGCCGCCGGGACGGAAGTTGCGGAAATAAATGATCTTCCCGCCCTTCACCTGGTTGCCCCATGCGGACACTTCGCCCATCCTGTGGCCCTCGCCGGCCAGGTCGGGGCGGGTTTCCAGCGTCACGTCCCGGTCCGCGTCCAGGTCCACCAGCAGTCCCGCTGCCGGGATGGCGCCGTTACCGGCTTCCCGCAGCGACGGCTCCTGGCCGCCCGTAACGGTGCAGGCCGTCAACAGCAGGGCCAGCAGGCAGGCGCAGGCGCGGGCGAGGGTTCTTATCCCAGGGACCGAAATTGGCGCAGCGCCTCCCGGGTAAACACGTCGTCGTTGATGTGTGCGTCCACCTCGACCAGTTTGCGGTTCGGCGCGTTTGTCCAGCCGGTGCGTATCGAGTCGAACAAAGCCTCGTCGGCCTCCGGGTCATGGAACGGCTGATCCTCCTTGTCTATCGCGGAAACCCCCTTGAGCGGGAGCAGAAAACGCACGGGCCCTGTCATCCGATTGACTCTTCCCACGATCCATGCGCCGATGGCCTCGTTCTCCTCGGCAGTCGTGCGCATCAGGGTGATCTGCGGGTTGTGAACATGAAGCCGCCTCGATTGAAATTTCTCCGGTACCGTCTCGCGGGCGCCGAAATTGACCATATCGACAGCGCCCACCGACCCCACGTACGGGACCCCGGTGCGGATCACCGCGCCGAAGCGGTCCGGCGTGCAGGGAAGAACGCCGCCCACCAGGTAATCGCACACCTCGGTCGTTGTGATGTCGAAGACGCCCCCCAGCAAGCCCGAATCGACGAGTTTTTCCATCGACTGGCCGCCGGTCCCCGTAGCATGGAAGACGAAGCACTCGAAATCCGCCTCCAGCGCCGAGCGTATGGCCGTGATGCACGGCGTCGTCACCCCGAACATCGTAAAACCGAGTGCGGGTCGCGCGGATTCGCCAGATTCCACACTGTTGAGCGCCATCCCGGCCGCTGCGTACGCCGCGTTGGCGATGACCTGCCGGGATATGGCGTTCAGGCCTGCAATATCCACGACCGAGTACATCATCGCGATATCGTTGGGACCCACGTAAGCCGATACATCGCCGGAAGCCATGGTCGAGACCATGATCTTCGGCACCCCCACGGGAAGCGCGCGCATGGCCGCCGTTACGATGGCGGTGTTGCCCGACCCGCCGAGCCCGAGCACGGCGCCGATGTCGTCGCGGGACACCAGGTAGTTGGACAATGCCTCGCCCATCGCCGCGACGGCTGTGCCCCGATCTGACTGGCCCAGCACCGCGGATTCGCCGCCCGGGTGACATCGGGCGACGTCCCCGGCGGGAACGTCCGCGGCATCCGATGGGGACCCTGTCGAAACGTCCACCAGAAGTGCGGCTGCTCCGGCTGACTGCAGGCATTCGCCCGCGTACGTAAGTTCCGCTTCCTTAGTGTCAAAGGTGCCAATTACATAGACTTTGGCCATGGTTCACTGCGTTCCGGCTGAAGGATTCCGGCACCCGAAATTCCAAACGCTCCCCGCCCACAAATTATATCGTTCCGGCCACAGGCTGCTACTGCCAGACATTGCGGCCATTAACCCAATGCGTTAATTTCCGGGCGCGCGGCGATTCGGGGCGCAATGGAAATTGAAGTGACGGACTATTAGTGAGGGACGGATCATGAACGGCGTAGACGCGATTCATCCAGGTGAACACCTGGCCGAGATTCTTGGCGAACTCGGAATCAGCCAGTATCGCCTGGCAAAAGCCATTGCTGCGCCCCCGCGGCGGATCAATGAAATTGTGCACGGGCGACGGTCCATTACGGCGGACACTGCCCTGCGTATCGGACGGGCGCTGAACATGACGCCGGAATACTGGCTCAACCTGCAGAAGATCTACGATCTCGACCGGGCCCGCGCAGGCAGCAATCTGGACCAGATCGAACCACTGGCGGCGGCCGGCTGAAGGGCGAACCTCGCTGCCTTGCAGCGAAGCGCTTTGCGGTTCAGGCGGGCAGGCGTGAGTCGAGGAAGCGGGTGACGGCGGCGTTGAACTGCGCCGGGAACTCCAGGAACATCATGTGGGCGCCGAGCACACACAATTCGATCTGCGGCGCGTTGGTTTCGATCCAGCGCCGGGCGGCTTGCCCATGCTCTTCCTTGACGACGTGCAGCACCGGCAGGCGGGCCGCTGCCTCCCTGGCAACCTCCGAGTAGTCGCTGCGATTCACTTCCCGCAGCAACAGCGAGGCGGCGGGTTGCGGGGTGCTCATGGAGCTGGCGACGAATTCCTCGACAAACGCCGCGTCGGCGGGCGGGTTGAGAAACATGGTCGGCGCGGCCATTCTTGCGAACTCCTCCCTTTGCGGCGAGGCCATGAACTGCTCGAATTGCGCCAGTTGCTCGCGGGAGTTGATACCCCACTCGGAGGGCGTTTCCCAGGCCGCTTTGGGTGGTTGGTCGATATTGACAAACGCGCTGACGTTCCCGTATCCGAACTGCTCGAAATAGGAGTAGGCGGTGCAGGCGCCGGCCGACCAGCCGAGCAGCACGACATCCTTGAGTTCCAGCTCGTCCAGGAACGCCGCCAAGTCCGCCCCGTGCTGCCGGTAATCGTGTCCGGTTTCAGTCCGGGTCGACTTTCCGTGGCTGCGCGGGTCGTACGCAATCGCCCGAAAATCCACCGACAGCGGCCCGAGGTTCTCCCTGAAAGCTCCCGTATCCATGGTCCAGCCCGGAATGAACACCAGGGGCCGGCCCTGCCCCTGGGACACATAGTGAATCGTCAGTTCGTCGGAAATCCTGGCAAAGCCATGCATGTCTACTCGGCGCTGTCCCGGGCATCGATCTCGACGCCGTTATACACGAGTCGCGTTGACCAGGGGATGGGATTGCGCAGCGCATGGTGGGCCATGCACGAGCTCTCGGCTTCCTCCAGCAGGGCCTGGATCCTTTCCGGCGGCTCGGGGCTGTCGATGATCACGTGCGTCTCAACCTTTTCGGTCTCGCCCGTGGTGCGGTGGCCGAGTTCGCGCATGGTCCCCAGCGTGGTCATGAACCGCACCCGCTGCTCCAGGCGCATCGACGTGACCTCGATCTTGCGCGTGTTGAGGATGTCGGTCATGTGCGTCATCAGGCAGAAGCCGATGCCGGCGGTGAAGAACGCCAGCGGCGGCGGAGCCTGGTCGTCGCCGACCGGGGGCTGCTCGTCGCAATACAGCGTGACCGGGCTGAAGCCGGGAATGTTCACCTGCACGGTGCCGGTCTTCTGCTGCTTGCCGTGCGCTTCGGCCACCATGTTGACCTCGAACCGCAGCGGCTCCGGAGGGCGGGACTTTCTGAAGGGCCCGGCCTCGAACTGTTCGGGAACCGGGGTCTGATCGGCCTGTTCGCCGACGAAATAGTGCTGGGAGTGAAATTTCATAACGCGGCAAGTCTAAGCGGGCAAGTGGGTATTCAGAAAACCGGAGACCACGGCATTGAACTCCTCCGGGTACTCCCAGAACATCATGTGCGCACCCAGTGCGTGAAGTTCGGCTGTCGGCGTGTTGGATTCGATCCAGTTCGCCGCGGATGCGGACGCGCGCTCGCTGACAATCTGCAGCACGGGCACTTGTTCGGCCACGTCCCGGGCGACCTGGGAATAATCGCAAAGATTGCCGTCGGCGAGCAGCAGCGCGGCGATGTGCGGCGCCGTGGCGAGCGAGCGGGATACGACCTCCGCGACGAACTCCTCGGCCGCGGGCTCGATGAGGAAGCCATGCGATGCCATCATTCGCACCATGGCCGAATGGTCCGGCGCGGTGACGCCGGCCTGCATTCGCCGCACATTCTCGCGCAGGTCGATGCCCCAGTCGGATTCGCTGTCCTTTACCGGCCGGGGCGACATGTCGATGCCGACAAAGGCGCTCACGTTGTCGCATCCGAACTGCTCGAAATAGGCATAGGCGGCCAGGGCGCCGGTTGACCAGCCGAGCAGCACCACCTCCTCAAGGCCGAGTTCGCGGATGAAGTCGGCCAAATCCTGCCCATGCTGGGTGTAGTGGTTGCCGCATTCAAGCCGGGATGACCGGCCCTGGCTGCGTGGGTCGTAGGCAATGGCCCGGAACCGTTGCGACAGGGGCGACAGGTTCCTGCTGAACGCTTCCAGCGTCATGGTCCAGCCGGGGATGAAGATGAGCGGTCGGCCCCGGCCCAGCGCTGCGTAATGAATTCTCAACTCGTCGGAGAGCTGCGCGTATCCGTGCATACGTGACCCCCTCGGCTTGAGACAGACGTCGCGAGAAGATGTTCGCCGCCGCCGGCCCTCAGAACCTCAGTCCCACGCGCACGCCCCAGGTTCTGGGCGGCGCATACGCGCGTTCGCACTGCTGGACCGGCACGCCCATCTGGCGAAAATCGAAGCACTCCATGTAGGTGGCCACGTCTTCGTCCTCGACATTGCGCACATAGGCCTCGGCGTACCAGTTCCGGCCCGCGGATTCGTAATAGAGGCTGAGGTCCGTCTTTGTGAACGACTCGCGCTTCTCGAAGTCCCGGTTCAGCACCGCCAGATAGGCTTCGGATTCGGCGTGGAACTGCAAGCGAGGGGTCAGGGTTCCGCCGTTGAACTGCCAGACCACCGGTTCCAGCATGATGGAGGCCGTGAATTCCGGCGCGCGGGTCAGTTGGTTGCCGCTGGCGTTCAGCGACTGGGAGCCCACGATCAGCGGGTCGTCGACGCCGGTGAAGTCGTCGAATTCGGTGCTGAGATAGCCGAAGGAGAACACGCCGCGCCCCGATTCTCCGAACAGCGCTTCGGCCTCCACCTCCAGGCCCCATACGGACGCATCCGATGCATTGACGGTCTGGTTGGTGATCGTTCCGGCTTCATTCGTGAATGTCTGGCCGAGCTGCAGGTCCTTGTAGTCGTAGGCGAAAGCGGCGATGTTGAACCGCGCCCGGCCGTTTTCGGTCGTCATCTTCCAGCCGCCCTCGATGGCCGTTACCGTCTCCGGGTTATAGACAACCAGCGGCGCGCCGGGCCGCGCCTGACTGCCGCGGTTGTAACCGCCCGCCTTGAAGCCCGTGCTTGCATAGGCATAAAGCATGGAATTCTCGGTCACGTCATAGTCGAACCCGAGTTTCCAGGTCGTTTCTTTCCACTCGGGGTTGGCGATCTGCGGGGCGAGGAAGAACGTGGGCCCGTTGGCGATCCCCACGGTCTGGAAGCTGCCGGTCGCCGTATCGGCAGTCATCCCCAGATCGCCCGCATGCCCGCCCTTGTCCTTCTCGTCACTGGTGTAGCGCAGTCCAGCGGTCCAGCGCAGCCGGTCGTTGACCTGGTAGGTGGTGTGGAGAAAGGCCGCGGCGCTCTCATTGGTGAGGCCCTGGTCGACAAAGCGCACCCGGAAGGTCGGCCCGAAAATGAAGTGCGTCAATCCCACCACGAAATCGCCGTCAATCTCCTCGTCCAGCAGATAGACCCCGGCGATGTACTGAAAGGCTCCGTCGCCGGTCGATGTCACCCGCGCTTCGTGGGTCCAGGTGGTCGATTCCGTCGTTTCCTGGACAAAGGACTGGATCGATGGCTCCGCCGTGAAATCGGCATCGGCCAGAAAGTCCCGCTCGTGATTGCGGTAGGCGGCCAGGTAGGTGAAATCCATGGCCGCTAAGCTGTGATTGAGTTCGAGACGGAAATTGCTGTCGCTGCTGTCGCGGTAGCCCTGCGTATCGATGGGGTTCACTCCTGCCGGATCGGATGACAAAAGGCCGGTGCTGTCGTTCGGAAACGTGGCGAACGAAGCCACGCCTCCCACTCCGCCGCGCTCGTAGGACTCGCCCGTGAGCAGAACCGACGTGTTCTCCCCGGCCTGGAAGGCTAGATGCACGCGCACGCCCAGCTCATC is part of the Gammaproteobacteria bacterium genome and harbors:
- a CDS encoding DUF1080 domain-containing protein; its protein translation is MAGSHRRIAVHDDRRRVRSRSGRLPGPSGFFLFPGALLLAFLLAWPAAGRPEPKSATKEPADPGEISLFDGKSLDGWSGDSRYWSVIDGAITGRTDIPLEENTYLIREGTFSDFEARLKYRFLTEIGNSGLQYRGRGIEGKPFVVRGYQANIVTTHADRTFAMLWEDEARELLALYGETVEIFAAANPSGETFERRVTGTVNSKAEIMAAARHYPEWNEHIVIAYGNRLIHALNGMVTLEAIDNDEASRSLAGAFALQIHRDMAMAVQFKDITVRELKTEPDIAQRFVRRHTTRHANSSDASP
- a CDS encoding carboxylesterase/lipase family protein, with product MPPRQAHQQSKGAGFSRREVVAAAVAAPLAATAAPGGADAAFDPPNRAAGQLRTNPAAVETTAGKLRGYESGGVAIYKGVPYADPPVGNFRFARAPALTPWTGIRRALNYGPVCPVIPEDSRDRAHDVFRFLAPNGQPSDAMEDCLRLNIWTPVARETRRPVMVWLHPGGFRRGSSQEFLSCDGENLARRRNVVVVSLNHRIDALGYTDFYTDMGESFSESPAAGILDLVDALKWLRANIERFGGDADNITLFGQSGGGYKISVLLAMPEASGLFHRAVIQSGARLEVHDQETASRLTREILRVLDLPPGAGSVRRLRELSVGEFLRAAKAASDAVRVQGIETSRWAGRSWRYQPTAGTPFLPHQPGSTAAMSEAANIPLICGSTRNEISPSGNNPHLEGLSWSGLKEELEPELHGRTDAAIEAARKTDAEWRPVDVLSVLLTRRFRLSAVEYCNRASAVQDRRVFNYLFDWRTDLFDGRPRAYHTSDIAFVFANTERVAEQTGGGERPRALSELMTRYWSQFAAGGDPNAPGLPDWPQYGAATRPTMIFDDVSGVRNNPDAEIVDLFL
- a CDS encoding cupin domain-containing protein, with the protein product MSFIKHFRIALSLVLLVPFAPGFAEDNQTRIVILGARTSQGHGVHEFFSGVRALETMITESGSFEKGTELHVEAFPFGWTEETSLDGATTLVMYFDGRRENPLQDAAVRSAVSRFVSDGGSLVSVHHAAFTDDEALRPSLKSWFGGTLPADGGLAHAFFSVSATENDHPAGRGVGKIAYVDEAYPPLDFDNESGRVRPVVTGKIVPLSGAANAKAPEPRQGVAAWAYERADGGRSFTFTGGNELSAFDVPRVRTLLLNGIAWASRVEIPETGVPTRADPALAAKLLNPRHGKDPFTVSAMMTAEEYSVMQLDWGRIDWHVTGPMGNTDVLTTGIAIVDVGKSNPRHYHPNCDEVLHVVEGHILHTMDDVTVEMKAGDTVSIPKGVYHNATNIGDTKAVLAISFDSAWREVIGE
- a CDS encoding sulfatase, whose translation is MITRRTMLKAGIGAALPALAAPRAWSGPPPNIVLILADDLGYGDVGTFGSPNIRTPRIDALAAEGLKLTCMYAEPFCGPARAAMMTGCYPIRVAEPGNTKSRHTVLHDREITLAEVLRPAGYTSAMIGKWGLGGHSNNRWKAELLPPSQGFDVHFGTPASNDWPEDIVLLRDGRMIEKAPDQAALPKRYADETIEFIRSSADKPFFVYFCPNMPHVALDASAEFRGGSPRGLYGDTIEELDFHVGRIVDEVARLGLADNTYVVFTSDNGPWIVKREDGGSAGPFRSGKASAWEGGFRVPCVIWAPGRIAPGRTSSEIMGLQDFFPTFAALANAAIPSDRVIDGLDSSGFINGDSERSLRNDFAYFLWTHLQAVRQGRWKLHLPRPRDPDWVAPLTPSDHIDPEDAAAIESPMLFDLRSDFGERYDLSREHPDIVANLLGFAESVRADMGDYDRLGRNVRLFDPLDKRPDAPMRVPY
- a CDS encoding phosphoenolpyruvate hydrolase family protein, whose amino-acid sequence is MSIARKEIVARLQGQISAGRPIVGCGAGTGISAKFAEAGGADLIIIYNSGRYRMAGRGSLAGLMPYGDANAIVVEMAAEVLTVVRDTPVLAGVCGTDPFRNMPLFLRQLKDMGFAGVQNFPTVGLIDGNFRANLEGTGMGYDKEVEMISQAHDLDLFTSPYVFNADEARAMTEAGADQLVAHLGLTTAGSIGATVASTLEDSVRKVMEIAVAGRSVREDVIVIAHGGPLDEPDAVGAALRMLPGINGFFGASSIERLPTERAISGQVEAFKNLPLAD